A part of Acomys russatus chromosome 21, mAcoRus1.1, whole genome shotgun sequence genomic DNA contains:
- the LOC127205172 gene encoding LOW QUALITY PROTEIN: cytoskeleton-associated protein 5-like (The sequence of the model RefSeq protein was modified relative to this genomic sequence to represent the inferred CDS: inserted 2 bases in 2 codons; deleted 2 bases in 1 codon; substituted 1 base at 1 genomic stop codon) produces MDNWLPTKLSPKMALQWNVFPDEVPAVQVPEEEMPTHIHGEISEPGKLTDDKGFPSYGKVPKDLIGTAQKRNYECVTCLAPVSPHQFTLWLKAEVHVGKGGQSTVKVSEEPPPFPPFGRLRFTQCRVVATYVHRSVRLEQKAAVLRMEARQMLEADGRAAGIPQTGRHAGKYGEHKWKAEPTGALFKLMDKFEGNIHETGKDAQSEPVVKFELITGQCYFAFARYKMTAKDEEEPGASLPSLGLMRVPAVLCGPGLFTCAEMCGLQCAQGTFFFKPILIPEPKIWAVSPHFDDTCSNTASTVNVIVSQVASGRINTRTQALTQTDEVLRREDKAEALSGHAHRFLIATSMQLRLVYSAHMADEKLDKDEIIKLYSCIPGNTISRFQIESLAREASTGVLKDLMHGLVTSALDARVKDLEEGQQLTRSVKLLVVKVWEKSDQASILSALRVLLQDSLLATASSPKFSELVMKCLXRVARQLPDTINSINLGRVLMGIHIFMQVFPKEKLKQRKSRFPTRTLKTLLYALSKLKVPEISDHLTMTDNXESELEARLFWMMEHSVDQTGSKSDKDTEKGASQIDEKSSKAKVNDFSAETFKKIGSKENTKEGLAELCEYKKCAGADIESFQKNCSKFFQGYVERDLQVIEMEREGKGHIPTSTGISPQMEVXCVPTPTSTASSLGDTNGEEVAPSVYLEKLTILRP; encoded by the exons ATGGATAACTGGCTGCCCACAAAACTGAGTccaaagatggctctgcagtggAATGT ATTTCCTGATGAAGTGCCAGCTGTGCAGGTACCAGAAGAGGAAATGCCAACTCATATCCACGGAGAAATTAGTGAGCCTGGGAAACTCACGGATGACAAAGGTTTTCCTTCTTATGGGAAAGTtcct AAAGATCTGATTGGCACTGCTCAGAAAAGAAACTACGAGTGCGTCACATGCCTTGCTCCAGTCTCCCCACACCAGTTCACACTTTGGTTAAAAGCTGAGGTACACGTGGGAAAAGGTGGTCAGAGCACCGTCAAGGTGTCAGAAGAGCCTCCTCCATTTCCACCCTTTGGGAGGCT GAGATTCACACAGTGCAGAGTGGTGGCTACGTATGTGCACAGATCTGTGAGGCTTGAACAGAAAGCCGCTGTGCTCCGAATGGAAGCGAGGCAGATGTTGGAGGCTGATGGGAGAG CTGCAGGCATCCCACAAACTGGCAGACACGCAGGGAAATACGGAGAGCACAAGTGGAAGGCGGAACCGACTGGTGCCCTATTTAAACTGATGGATAAATTTGAAGGAAATATACACGAGACAGGAAAGGATGCACAGAGCGAACCTGTGGTTAAATTTGAGCTAATTACTGGACAGTGCTACTTCGCCTTCGCACG TTACAAAATGACAGCAAAAGACGAGGAGGAGCCAGGTGCCAGCTTGCCTTCCCTGGGGCTGATGAGAGTCCCAGCTGTCCTCTGTGGGCCCGGGCTGTTTACCTGTGCAGAGATGTGTGGGCTGCAGTGTGCTCAGG GGacgtttttttttaaacccatccTTATTCCTGAACCTAAGATCTGGGCTGTCTCTCCACATTTTGATGACACGTGCAGTAATACAGCATCCACAGTCAATGTCATTGTCTCCCAAGTAGCCAGTGGTCGCATCAACACAAGGACCCAAGCTCTGACACAGACTGATGAGGTCCTGAGGCGGGAAGACAAAGCTGAAGCTCTGTCTGGCCACGCGCATCGGTTTCTGATAGCAACATCCATGCAGCTAAGACTCGTGTACAGTGCACACATGGCAGATGAGAAGTTGGACAAGGATGAAATCATCAAGTTATACAGCTGTATTCCTGGCAACACGATTTCACGATTTCAGATAGAGAGCCTGGCCCGGGAGGCCTCCACCGGAGTACTGAAAGACCTGATGCATGGCCTGGTCACTTCAGCGCTGGATGCTCGGGTTAAAGATCTAGAGGAA GGGCAACAGCTGACTCGTTCTGTGAAGCTCTTGGTGGTGAAGGTTTGGGAGAAATCAGACCAGGCCAGTATCCTCAGTGCCCTGCGTGTTTTACTTCAGGACAGCCTGCTAGCAACAGCCAGCTCCCCCAAGTTCTCAGAGCTTGTTATGAAGTGTCTATAGAGAGTGGCTCGACAATTGCCTGACACCATCAACAGCATTAACCTAGGCAGAGTTCTGATGGGCATCCATATTTTCATGCAGGTCTTTCCCAAAGAGAAACTGAAGCAACGTAAAAGCCGATTTCCTACAAGGACCTTAAAGACCCTTCTGTATGCCTTAAGTAAACTAAAAGTACCTGAGATCTCAGACCACCTTACAATGACTGACA AAGAGTCTGAACTGGAGGCCCGCCTCTTTTGGATGATGGAGCATAGCGTGGACCAGACTGGGAGCAAGTCTGATAAGGATACAGAGAAGGGAGCTTCTCAAATAGATGAGAAATCATCAAAAGCCAAAGTGAATGATTTCTCAGCTGAGACTTTTAAGAAGATTGGCTCTAAAGAGAACACTAAGGAGGGCCTAGCAGAGTTATGTGAATATAAGAAGTGTGCAGGTGCTGACATTGAGTCATTTCAGAAAAATTGCTCAAAATTCTTTCAGGGTTATGTTGAGAGAGACCTCCAGGTGATTGAGATGGAGAGGGAAGGCAAAGGCCATATTCCCACTTCAACAGGCATCTCTCCTCAGATGGAGG ACTGTGTGCCCACCCCGACAAGCACAGCATCCTCTCTAGGTGACACAAATGGAGAAGAAGTGGCCCCATCTGTCTATCTGGAAAAGCTAACAATTCTCCGGCCTTGA